The following nucleotide sequence is from Penaeus vannamei isolate JL-2024 chromosome 10, ASM4276789v1, whole genome shotgun sequence.
TCCTATTTCCTAAcgtttctctcccccccaacaTTTAGTAATATTTTTCTCCCATGTTCAATACTTATcaacatttcttttttcatttctgtttctttgCCTCTCACTCAGTACGTTTCTCTTCCCAGCTCTACCATCTCTACTTTCTTAATCTTTACATTCATTTCTTTCCACTCTCcaattttttcttcccctctctccattacccttcttccttccagacACTCAGTGAGGAGCATAAAACATTGACGACTAAAGGAACGGCACATCTGTTAACTGTTGTAGCATCCGCCCTTCATTTTTGCCGATCCCCGTAGATCTCATTCGGCCATTACCTCTGGAAAATACACTGGAGGCCAGTATCATCCTCGGGAAGTCGAGTCGTAGCAGGCGGTTCCGGGCAATTCTATGCAGGCAAGTGTTGGCTTAGCACATTCTACCGCCAACTGTTAAAGCGTCAGGACGAATCACGTTTCGATGCAACAGCAAAAACCAACAAAAGCAAGGGCCTGATGACTCGAAGCTTCTGTACGGGACCCTATCTCTTGGCCCTCATGAGAGTCCTGCCTCCAGAGCACTCCATTTTTTGACGTTCTAGTCTGGCAGAAGTAACATCTATAAATCTCTAGGTTGATTTGGCAGGCAGAGTGCTTGCCCATAGCATCCTACGTGatttgaaggagaaaaaagaagttaaACTAAAtatcgagagagaaggagagcgagagtcaGTTCCTGGAGATAATTGTCTGATAATTTCATTTGCTTGAAGAAAGTAGCTTTGCATTGCTAATGTCGTTTGGATCTGTATATAATATGAACAGATGCTTTCATACAATAAGCATAACCTCAACCCCCATCATAACATTGAATCACTGAGGAAGTGAAACTCAAGGTGTCcagaaatttatatacattttcttagTTACAAAGATTAGTGAATGACACAAAAATGTTATATTTGtgttatacatatgcagataaatatatattaccacATTCCACTGGTCACTACATACAatgtataattatgatgatatttttcataggttatataaagaataaaatctGGCACGGAAGGTGGTTTAAAAATGTCAGTAATTTATAAACTGGCGCACTGTGTTCAAAATTTACCGACCCTGCTGTAGGTGACTTTGAAGAGAAAAACGTAAATCGCCATAtttaataaatctaataatagcACTAAAGGTTTGCTTGAATAAATTGTAGTCTACCAAGAGAGGATGACTTATAAAAAGTATGTAATGTATTGAAGGTGTCTTTTTTAATCGAAATTTATGACAAATTTCAATAAAAAGAAAGTACTATCTCAACACGGGTGCATGGGGAGAATTAAGATCATGTGATCAGCATATGATCTTGCATGataagaagagaacaaaaagaggCAAGAAACAACACTGAGAAATGaacaatttcttatttttcttcgtatacccgttatttttttttcctttgcatcATCTGTTCTTACTGATGTTCGTCATTCTTCTGAGAGGTGCTATGTAGGcctattattttttaaaagattattTAGACTTTACGGTCGATCATCTTAAGTCGCAGAGGTTTGTCTGGGAAGAGAGTAAAGAGCATAATGGGGTTCAGGGGACCGTAATGCCACTCCAGTCGGTACTTGTGCAGCAACTGGAAATACACACGTCTTATTAGCTTGTGTGAAATGTGTCTTGAGAGTAGAAGTGATCACAAATATTTcatatttgaaaaaaagagaaagatgcaaAGTAGCGTGAGGATGATACAAATTATGTTCGTACTCTCCCACGTCCAACACTAAAACGAATTTaacgcaagcaaacacataccCTGGCAAGAAGCGCGTAGGTCTaacgcaagcaaacacataccCTGGCAAGAAGCGTGTAGGTCTaacgcaagcaaacacataccCTGGCAAGAAGCGTGTAGGTCTaacgcaagcaaacacataccCTGGCATGAAGCGTGTAGGTCTaacgcaagcaaacacataccCTGGCAAGAAGCGTGTAGGTCTaacgcaagcaaacacataccCTGGCAAGAAGCGTGTAGGTCTaacgcaagcaaacacataccCTGGCAAGAAGCGTGTAGGTCTaacgcaagcaaacacataccCTGGCAAGAAGCGTGTAGGTCTaacgcaagcaaacacataccCTGGCAAGAAGCGTGTAGGTCTaacgcaagcaaacacataccCTGGCAAGAAGCGTGTAGGTCTaacgcaagcaaacacataccCTGGCAAGAAGCGTGTAGGTCTaacgcaagcaaacacataccCTGGCAAGAAGCGTGTAGGTCTGTTGCTCAGAGAGCCTCCGACCGACGCAGCTTCGAGTGCCCAGGCTAAAGGGCATTGAGGCATAGGGATTGATGGACCTCAGAGCCTGGTCGCGCAGCCACCGCTCGGGTAAGAACTCTGTTGGTCGAGCGAAGTACTCCTCTTTCTTGCCGGCCGGACGCAGCAGCAGATTCACGTTGAACTGGAAAGTGGAACACATctacttgtgtatgtatgaatctagCTTGTTAGCTACCCACCAttctatgtgtatttttatataggcacaagcacacacgcacgttcaCATGGTTATACTATAATAAATGCAATTAAGAACTTGTCATATTGTAGAATGTAATAATCAGTTCCATATCCATTGCAAATGAATTATAATGGCCATATAAGACTCGACAAGTGGATATTGCTTGGGGTAAAATTTACCTGGGACATTGTGGAAGAAACACcgacataaaataataaagatggctGAAAGCAAAATAAGTGGGCTAGACATCAAATATAATAGCAGTATAGAAAGGAAAAAGCGTTAGTTGATGATTAAATGTGCCACACGTCAAAAGTCTTAGCAGTTCATGATTGAAAGGGGCAAAAAGGGGTGGTAGAGAAGGGTGAGTAAATGGGCTAAGGTAGGGATTATTATGGGTGATTAGACCAAAGTTGTAAAAGGaagaagtgcacacacacacacacacacacacacacacacacacacacacacacacacacacacacacacacacacacacacacacacatacacacacacacacacacacatattgcctACGGAAGGAAACTTTGCCAACTTGTTTTTGGAGCCATTGCTGGAAGAGGAGGGTGTTGTCTAATGAAGGGACTCTAGAcggatcacgaaaaatcgatcACTATTTgactgggctaaacagagtatttaaagATAGAGGTGGGGTTAATTTTTGGATGGGGATGGGTGGAAGAGGGAATAGTGCTGGGAAAGGGGGTAATGTAGAGAATGTCTGGGGATGTGGAGTATTTTCTTGAGGTTAGGTAATGACCTGGGTAGATGATTTGGCGAGGTAATAGCCGTTGAGGAGGGGGTAACAGTTGCAGTGTTCAGAAAAGGGGCCGGTGAATCTGGAGAATTAGTCAGTGGAGCCAGTTGATAAAGGGAAAAACCTTAATGCTCCTAATAGAGGTACAAAATCCTTATTACTAGCCATGGTAAGCCTGGAGTACGTTGGGGAGAGATATGGTCCACCCTCAGGGTCCCCTTCAGgagtaagggctagacaactcaACGGGAATACTTTGTACATGGCTCCCCCATGattggcacaaagtcagcctttcattctttcaaAACGGCTCTCACAAGGAAGTGGGTAGTTAGCGTGGAAAATATTTTGTATTTCCACACCGATACATTGTAAGTCTCGGGCATATTATGATTGTACAATGACTGTTATTTGAATTATCGACAATCCAATTTTATGGTGTCATGATGTAgtctatatatctgcatattaGGTAATTTCTTTATGCTAAAGAAAATTGTAATATCTGGATATTGCGTTGatcctatttatttgtttacatactaTTAAATTTCTATTAAATGTATCTTCATGGGAACTGGTACTTAATTTGCACTGATGTGTCCAATTGTTGAGTATCATCCCAGTAATCAggctcaggaaaaaaaaaagtacactaATTCAAGAAACCTAAATTTGGTGGGCATAGCAACATCGATTTAAATTGATGATGATTAATTTAGGGACTAGTTTTCATAATGTGGCAACGTCGCCTTGCAGTTGAGGAAATTTGGCGTCGGTCGTAGGAGCGTGCTGGCGTCACTCGCCTCTGGAACGTCGTCGTGGACCCATGTGCTGCTGGCCTTTCCTAAAAGCTAAGAGATTTTACCGCGGAATTTTGGCAACTATCTACATTATTCGAAAATCCGAGGACGAGCCGAGGGGACGCAAACTTCATGCTAGGTTCGAAACGGATCGAAACGTAGTGCGCCTTTGAACTTCCGGGAACagtccctcaccctcctcccacggCTTGTTGCGGATACCGTGATAGACCGTGAAAATATTTAGCCATAACGTACCTTGGATACGGAGGGGAAAATGGCCAATATCCCACGGCGTACTGCGGTTCGAGCAAACGGGGCTGCTGCGTCGGGAGCCTAATGTAAACCTACCCTTATCTATTCTTAATGGACTCAACAGGAAGTCTGGACTCATTTACCATCCAAAAAAGGGGTGAGTTGAAGGTATATAAAATGTTTCTTTTGAGTCAGTATTGGGTAAAGATAATTTATAATTTGGCCACTATTTAAACCATGCGTTCTTAAGGTAATCGTTACCCAGCTATCATTGGTAGACCAGTTCTGCAAATGTGGATATTTTTTTGACTGTAAATGTTGATTGTAACTTCAGGAAACTTAGATTGATGAGTTGAAATCTTATAAAGGTATTTTGTTTATACAGGGTTCGTGCATGTATAAGCTGATGAAATTTATGACATTTTTAAAGACTTTGGAGTCCTACCAAttgctttttaagacctggagccacttgtCGCTAAATACATTTACTTCTCCTACTACTTATCGCGTCAGTGGCCAAGTGTATCATGCATTGCAGAATAGAAAATGCTTAATTAACTATAACATGAGACCACACCTACCCCCTTTGGCACGAGGTAACCACATATAACTGTATCCTCCACAAGTTGTCTGGAAGTTAGTGTTGATGGGGAAGAAATCCTGAAAAAAGTATCACATTTTTTTCACGcggaattcttttttcttttaaatcatgtatatgattatattgcaAAATATACCGAAATATCACACAGCCAATCCCAGCCAGTATCTTACCTGAGCACTTCTTTCACGCAGGCTTTTGTGTACCTGAGTTTGGCGAGGTGCTGAGGAGTCAGAGGCTGCGTCCCGTCCCCGAGCACCGCGTCCAGTTCCTCATGGACTTTCTGCTGCTCCTCTGGATGCTGAGCTAGCAACGTCAGCACAAAAGCCGCTTTTATGGCCACCTGAAATTTCAGtcgaattttatttgttttggtttttcaTTTGGGTTAGTAGGGTTACAACTTTTAGCTCGATTTTTTCGGTGGTATTTCTCTTACCAAGGCAGTCACGGAGATATTTTGCGACAAAAGCAAATTAGGGATCAGGGAACATgataattgaaagaaaaagaggagatattTATGGTAGATAGACTGGCAATACTAATTTCAACCTTTACAGacctattcataaaaaaaaaaaaaaacatttctactAAACAGTTAGTTCCCTTCCAACCGGAAATAAAATCCCTTGAAGGTAATAGAATCACTAGCAATTGGACTATCCAAATACACGTATGAATTCGAACAATATGGCAAACTTTTcgtggaaaataagagaaaatagtaaTATTCTGTATCTTAGCTGTCCCTCCATCACAAGTTTTTTTGCGAATTTCAAACCATTTCTAAAGCTTGACAAACTATGAATATCCATAAGCATCGTTTCGATCAGATCTTGATACTAGAAAGCATATCAATTTGCAAGCACATAGTCCCATTAGTTTACGCTATTCTTAATACTAAGAAGCACAGCATCAAGTAGCAACCCTATCTTTGCCAAGAAGTGAAGCGAGGAAGCGCAAGCGAAACGAATGGCAGCTGTTTCACACGTATTCCCACCGCGTCTATCCCAGCCGTGAGCAGGTCCATGAGGTAGGCATGGGCATCCTCGCGGGACAGCTCAGGGTCGAGGAGCAGCATTTCCACGAGGGTGAGGCCGTCTCCCTCGGCGTCGGGGCTGCGGGTCTCGAGGGCCGCCTCCGACTCGGCCACGGACGACTGCACGAAGCTGTGGAAACGGATCCGGACGTCAGGAGGGCCGCTGGGGCATTCGTGTGTTATTTAGGTGTGCTTATAGTTGTGTTTGTAAATTGTATGCGGGTTCATACATGCACACGAAATCGTACAAGGACACacgggcacgcacgcacacacacacacacgcacacacgcacacacacacacgcacacacacacgcacacacacgcgcgcgcacacacacacacacacacacacacacacacacacacacacacacacacacacacacacacacacacacacacacacacacacttcctatatacatacataacacacacacacgtatatatatatatagatagagagagagagagagagagagagataaacagagagaaagagagagcgagagagagagagagagagagagagagagagagagagagagagagagagactgagactgagactgagcaacagacagaggcagaggcacagGGAATGGGTAACTGGGCGAAGAAGAAAGCGAGCAAAAGCCAAAGCCACCAGACTTGCCGCAGCAGAATGTCATGGGCCCTCCTCAGATCCCGCAGCTTGGGCGTGGTCGCCAGCCTCCACCACTGCGGCGAAGAGACCTCCAGCTCCTGGACGTCCGCGAAGATCGCCCTGGCCATCTCCACGATCGTCTCCACTTCGGCGTTCCCTTCCAGGTACCCGAGCCGCTTGTTGAACACCACGAGGCCCAGGGCTTCACGGGGTAAAGTTTGTCCGTGTTGAGGTGTTGTGTGTCTAAACACTTATATCATCTGTACCGcgtattattctttcttttatagttctattttatatttttcatttcatttcatttatatccTCTGTACcgcgtattattatttttttcttttatagttttattttatttatttctcatttcaaCCTTTTCAAAATGTGAGGTATATGGGAAGAAATGTGCAAGAAAAATGAGATTGTTGGTGGATTGAGGGAAACTTTGCCACAAAACCTACTTTCGAGCGCCCAACAGTAGAGCTCCTCAACGAAGTTCTCGGGGAGCTCGTTGATTTCGTCTCTTAACGATGCCCACCTGTTAGATTCATTAAATAGTTTATTTATAAGATAATATCGAATACGATTACATGAATAGAAGATAACACATTGCATCAAGTATGACAAGAAATGGGCATGATAAACGATGCATTCTTTACGTTAATAGGCCGTGTGACCTGTATATAGATGGCTCTCTGATACTCATTGATTGTGTTTCAAATGTACCTTATATTCCCAAATGATTAGGTATTTGTAACTTTTCTCAATATTTAGCAAGACGACGCtgcaatgactattattatcacgcCAAATCTTTAGTTTAGAGGCTTGTTTCCAACCGATCGCTACAAAGCAATTAGATCCACAACAGtgctctgttttctcttctgttGTACGGCCCAAGTCTACAGGAAGCGGCTTACCTCTCGGTGAACTCTAGCATCACCTGGTCCATCTGGGGAAGGTACAGCTCCACGTGCTTCGGTTTGGCTGTGTATGGCTGGACGCGCCTGCGCACACGCCACCATTCGTCCCCCTGCCTGCAGTTTGGGCAGAAGTTGACGTAGTTTAAGAACTTAGTGCAGATGTATGTGCCAGTTTttttatgcacgcacgcacacacgcacgcacgcacgcacgcacacacacacacacacacacacacacacacacacacacacacacacacacacacacacacacacacacacacacacacacacacacacacacacacacacacacacaaacgactgCTGATACACTAATGGTTTAATTAATATACGGCAGTATGCCCAGTAATATATATGGGAAGATCTGTTTATCAACTCACTCAGACATAATGCCAGATTTGTTCTTCTTGAAGAAATCATGTGTGTCTCTAACGTATTTCAAAGAACTGAACAGGTCCCTCTGTTGGTTCTTGGCTGTGCTCTTTAACACGTGCTCGATGTCACCAGGCTCTGAGATGAACACGGATGGTGCTTGTCCCGGCATATCCAGCCTGAATATGGGCCCGAACTCCCTCTCGCAAGCATCCCACAGCTTGTATATGCGGGATTTCTCATACTCTGCAAAACGATTAAGATATGATTgtaaaatatgtaatattttaCAATCATATTGTAAAATATGATTGTAAAAtttagggggggggtgttgggaatCGTGTGCGGAGTAGGGAGTAGCGACACTACCATCACTTTTCCCCCTCGCTACCTGTTCtgctccctacccttcccttcccttccgttccctaccctaccttaccttccattccttgcacttctcttcccttccctaccctatcctacccttccctaccttaccctaccctactcttcctttcccttccctatcttatcctaccctaccctatcTTACCCTACCCAACCCTACCTTACCTTACCCTACCCTATCCTGCCCTGCCCTACCCTATCCAGCCCATCcctaccctgccctgccctgccctaccctaccctatccagcccagcccagcccagcccagcccagccctgccctgccctaccctaccctacatTATAATACCCTACCCATCGCTCGCTGGCTCGTGTGTTTTTAGGATGATTTTACCCGCCCCCTTTATGATAATATAAGTGCACATTTATAGCCAAACTAGTGTGggatccatgtatacatacatacatacatacatatatatatatatatatatatatatatatatatatatatatatatatatatgtatatatacatatatatatatatatatatatatatatatatatatatatatatatatatatatatatatatatatatacatacacgtatatatatacatatatataaatataaataaataaataaataaataaataaataaataaataaataaatatataatatatatgtatatatatatatatatatatatatatatatatatatatatatatatatatatatacatacacatatatacatatatacatatatgcatttaaatatatatatatatatatatatatatatatatatatatatatatatatatatatatatatatatatatatatatacatatctatatctatatctatatctatatctatctatctatctatctatctatatatatatatatatatatatatatatatatattatatgtatatcatatatctatatatatacatatatatattttagttcgATTTACTGTATAATCCCTGTGCCAAATCGATGCACTTACGTTGTTAACGCAGTATCTCTACCTTTGTGCGTGAGGATGTACGGCATGGACGCCACCACAGGCCATCGTCTCGGACCGGGAATTTCACTGACTGGGAGCGGCTCAGCAGGAAGCTCTTCTGCTGCCACTGTGGCTCTACGTCTGCTGTTTCCTGCTCCTGGTACCCTGACTATTTCTGCTGCGCCTGCTGCTTTGATGCTGCTCCTCAGCGCTGCACTGCGAGACGCGACTGGACATCGCAGTAGACAGGGAATCATGGTTCCTGTCTAGGGATCTGTAAGTGTAATTGTAATGAATTTAAATAAGGATTGGTCATGCTCATTACCACGAAGTCTAAAACATTTCTTAGAATTATCATTTCTAGGAATATAGTCGAAGGAAATTTGGTTTTGATGATTCACATTCAATTTTATCAGAAGCTTTGCAACACCAAATTATCCGAGGgttagacagagactgagacccagtgctttcagtttctttctcttcaccaATCCCTTCTATAATCCACTTTCTAAGGTGTAAGAACCACGTTGGAAGGTTGAAGGGCTGACCTTGTATCAGTCATGGACTGTTGCTCTCCCAACATGCTCTAGGTTTGCCATagtcagtaatgaagatgtacCATTATCTGGCGCgataaggcttgcccctttatctaCTAGCCCCACGTTTTTCACTTCTCACCAgtttctcctttgaccacgactctgaacacggCAACTACTACCCCCTCCTCAATACCTACTACCACATCAGTCCAGTCCAAATCATCTGTGCAGTCCAATACTCAATTCCCAGGAGACATTCCTGCTTTCCCAACATCTTCTATTTCATCTCCAACAACTTTCTTTATCAACTACCCATTCCTCCTTTATTACTACTCTCCATCACTACAGTAAGATTTGTGAAGTCTAGCTTCGCCTGggcccagtatatatatatatatatatatatatatatatatatatatatatatatatatatatatatatatatatatatatatacacacacacatgtatgtatatatgtatgtatgtatatatatatatatatatatatatatatatatatatatatatatatatgtgtttgtgtgtgtgtgtgtgtgtgtgtgtgtgtgtgtgtatgtgtgcgtgtatgcatatatatatatatatatatatatatatatatatatatatatatataaatacacacacacacacacacacacacacacacacacacacacacacacacacacacacacacacacacacacacacacacacacacacacacacacagagagagagagagagagagagagagagaagacattcacacgcacacacgtaaatatatatatatatatatatatatatatatatatatatatatatatatatatatatatatatatatatatatatatatatatatatatatatatatcttaccctGCTTTTGCAGACTGTCCCTGTCCCTGTGCCGCAGATGACTCCTGTCTGCAGAGTATATGCTGAcacaaatataattattttaagaAAACAGCGCATGACCTTGAATTCTACTTGAAGATCGATATGGGAACCAATGATTCGTATGTAAATTTTAACCGTCGTTTTTTTTCACAAGTGAACTATCGACCGATCGTAAAGCATGATAACAGCCAAGGTTaggtgtgagaatgtgtgtgtgtgtgtgtgtgtgtgtgtgtgtgtgtgtgtgtgtgtgtgtgtgtgtgtgtgtgtgtgtgtgtgtgtgtgtgtgtgtgtgtgtgtgtgtgtgtgtgtgtgtgtataatacatataatgcacATGTAAACCGCATATAAGATGCACAGGTTATAGAAAATATTGGAAAAATACTATTTAATTAACTTTTCAGAGACTGGAACCTTCTTGGGATCTATTGCATCTCCCTCAGATCATGTAATATCAACATACATGTACGGTCTCACTAGCAGAAGAGTCTGAAAAATTCACGTTCGCTTTTCTGTCCCATTCTCTTCCGAAATTTCTTTGTTATCTTCTCaagaatatgtaaacatatatgattAACATACATATTTCTAATGATGCTTTCTGATCTAATCTTACTTATGTCCTCAAACTCTGTGAATACGTCAGATAAGATATCCGTTAAGGAGAAGTATTTTAAAAGTAACACCGATTGCCTGTCGACATGCAGTctagaccagtgttgtccaaatatTTTATCcttttgtaccctttattacGTTCTTgcactgttacgtacccccctcccccgtccaacatggctaaacaaactgtttttatttaggattatataaataatatattattaaatagaCTACATTGCaggtgttggtcaataaattcgaatttaatacacgaataaaaaagatgattcatagaacatgtgatgtttctgtttgagcgtgtgttcgtttttgttcacgtacccttatgatctatgttgcgtaccccccccccccccttcccccagaggaccccagtttggacaacactggtctagATCATGTAGCCCAAGTGTAGCCTGCTTTATATGAAAAAAGTACGGTATTCTTAGATAATGGGTTTACACCTCATTATGATTCTACTGTAAATAACCCTCCTAACTACACTTTAACTCTCTGTTTCGCTTTACAATAACAATTTTACCTGCAGTTTACAGCATTTATTTAATATACATTAACAGTCCGATGGGTAACTCGATCTACGAATGTATATACCTCTACGTCTATATGTAGCGAATGAGGAAACGTTTTTAATCAACGTTGCTAATGAAAACGTTGTCTTCCTGCGTTGGGCCGCTAGAGTGGACATGCTCAACAGGTGTCATGGTCGGATCTGCTGCATGGAAGCGCCGGGAAGGAAGCTACTGCAAgcagaagggtgaagggaaaaagCAGAGTATAACAGTGTGCCATAAAGCAGGGGAACCTTGTAGAAGCGCGCGCGTGTgctcatatattcacatatgtacatacacacacacacacacacacacacacatatatttatatatatgtatgtatgtatacacctacccatacatatatgtctatttatatacaaaatgtacatacatacatgcatatatatatatacacacaca
It contains:
- the LOC113811641 gene encoding probable cytochrome P450 301a1, mitochondrial, with the translated sequence MIPCLLRCPVASRSAALRSSIKAAGAAEIVRVPGAGNSRRRATVAAEELPAEPLPVSEIPGPRRWPVVASMPYILTHKEYEKSRIYKLWDACEREFGPIFRLDMPGQAPSVFISEPGDIEHVLKSTAKNQQRDLFSSLKYVRDTHDFFKKNKSGIMSEQGDEWWRVRRRVQPYTAKPKHVELYLPQMDQVMLEFTERWASLRDEINELPENFVEELYCWALETLGLVVFNKRLGYLEGNAEVETIVEMARAIFADVQELEVSSPQWWRLATTPKLRDLRRAHDILLRFVQSSVAESEAALETRSPDAEGDGLTLVEMLLLDPELSREDAHAYLMDLLTAGIDAVAIKAAFVLTLLAQHPEEQQKVHEELDAVLGDGTQPLTPQHLAKLRYTKACVKEVLRISSPSTLTSRQLVEDTVICGYLVPKGFNVNLLLRPAGKKEEYFARPTEFLPERWLRDQALRSINPYASMPFSLGTRSCVGRRLSEQQTYTLLARLLHKYRLEWHYGPLNPIMLFTLFPDKPLRLKMIDRKV